From the genome of Gemmatimonadota bacterium:
GCTGGTGCCTTCCGTGACGAGCACTCCATCAAGGTCCGCGCCGTACGCTCCTGCAACGGCAGTGCGCAGTTCCTCCAGACCGTGGAAGTTCGGGCCGCCGTACCGGGCGGGTGAGGGCGGATACTCCTCCGGGGACGGCGCGGCCATCCCGCTTGCTCCGAGGCACCACTTGTGGGCGCGAACATGTCTCTTGGCCCAGTGCATGAACCGGAATGTCTCTACTCGTCTCACGGAGCCTCCCATCGCGCGGACATCTTGCCACGGGAACGGCCGGTGCGTAACCTGCCCTGATCTGAAATCTCACCCGAACCGATCCCCGGTTCGTTCATCCCCCCAGGAGGTCTTGCCATGAAGGTGTCCATTCTCTTTTGCCAGATGTGAAACTACGAACCCATCGCCGCCAGTCTGGCGGCCGCGATCAAGGCGGCGTTCCCCGCCAGTGTGGAGCAGATCCCCGGATCCGGTGGTGTCTTCGATGTCACGGTCGACGGCAGGCTCATCTACTCGAAAGACGAGACGGGGCGTCACATCCGGGACAATGACGAAATCCTGGACATCTTGCGCGCCGGGAAGGGTGGCTGATCAGCGACATGACCGGATCCTCCCCGGAAGGGTGCCTGACGATCGTCTTCACCGGAGACCTGCACGGACGGGTCAGCGGGACGGACCCGTACACTCTCCAGCCCTTTCCGGGCGGGGCGGCCCGCGCCGCGACCCACATTGCCGGAGTTCGCGAGAGAGATCCTGAAGCGGTCTTTCTGGACCTCGGGGATCTGGTGCAGGGAACGCCGATGTCGACCGATCACGCTCTGGGGCGAGGGCTTGGCGGCCCGCACCCGATGCTTCGTATTCTGCACGAACTGGGGTGCGACGGCTTTGTCATCGGCAACCACGAGTTCAACTTCGGGATGCGCTGGGTCGAGGAGTTCCGGCGGACGGCGCGCTTTCCTGTACTCGCGGCGAATGTGCTTGGCCCGGACGGTCGGCCGGTCTTCCAGCCCACGCTCATGCTGGAGCGCGGGGGCCTCCGCGTGGCGGTGCTGGCCGTCACGACGCCGCAGGTTCCGCGCTGGGAAGAGCCGTCCAATATCGAAGGCCTGATCTTCCGCGACGCCACCGAAACCGCACGCGAGTGGGTGCCGAAGTTGCGGCGCGACGCGGATGCGGTGGTGGTGGCCGCGCACATGTCGTGGGAAGGCGTGACGGACGGCGGGCTGGAGACCCCCGAACCGCCGGAGAATGATGTCGCCCGAATGGTCCGTGAAGTTCCGGGGATCGACTGCATTCTGATGGCGCACACGCATCGAGTGGAGGAAGGAGCGCGTCGCGGAGGGACACTGGCGGTGCAGGCCGGGTGGGGGGGGCGCGCCGTCGGTGAGGTGCGGCTCGAACGCGATTCGCACGGTGTGATCCGGGCGTCATCGATCGTCCATCAATCCAGACTGGATACGCCGACAAGCGCGGCGATTCTCAATCTGGCCGCATCCGAAGAGGAAACAGCGCGTCTTCGTCTGGACCAAGTGATCGGTGAGGCGTCCGGGGAGTTTCACGCAAGGGGAGTTCGTCACGGAGAGACTCCGCTTCGAAGTCTCCTGCACCGCGCGCAACTGGAAGCGTCCGGGGCGGATCTGTCATCGGCCGCGCTCTTCCGTGAGGAGCAGGTCATTCCGCCGGGGCCGGTCACCGTGCGGGATCTCTACCGGATGATCCCGTTTGAGAATCGGATGGTCGTGGTGGAAATGGATGCGGGCGGGGTTCGCGAATACCTGGAGGAAACGGCGCGCGCCTGGGCCGGGCCCGGACAGAACGGGGAGCCCGCGCCCCTGAACCCGCGCTTTCACCTCTACAATCACGACACCATTGCCGGTGTGGAGTACCAGGTGGATCCCGCACAGCCGGTCGGGAGCAGAATCCGGGATCTGACTTTTGGCGGGGAGAAGGTGCCCGCGCGTCAGAAGTTCACACTGGCTACCACAAACTACCGGGTGTCAGGCGGCGGGGGATATCGTGTGCTCAAGACCGCGAAAGTGTTGCGCCGAACGGGCGATGAGATTCGCGATCTCGTGATCTCGTATGTTCGCAGGCACGGCACCATTGACCCGGTGATGCCGGGTGCGTGGCGGCTTGTCGGATCTCAGTCCGGATCAGCCTGACGAATCCGATTCCCACTTGTCCGGAACATCCACAGGGACATAGCGGTCCACGAACTCCAGCGCCTTCTCCGGAGAACCCGCCAAGTGAAGAAGCGCGCGGTGCTCCGGCTTCGCAAAGTCTCCCGCCACCATCTGGTCCAGGAACGAGAGGAACGGATTCCAGTAGCCGTCCACATCCACCAGCGAAATGGGTTTCTTGTGCAGTTCCAGCTGGCGCATGGTCAGGAGTTCCGCCACTTCCTCCAGCGTGCCGAATCCGCCCGGCAGTGCGAGGAACACATCGGAACCCTTGATCATGGTGATGCGGCGCTCCTGCATATCCTTTGTGACGACGGTTTCATCCGACCGTTCGAAGGTGAGGCCGCGGTCATGGAACATCTGCGGGATCACGGAGATCACGCGTCCTCCGGCGTCTTTCACTCCCATGGCAAGGCGGGCCATGGGGCCGGTGTTGCCTCCGCCATAGACAAGCGTGTTCTTGCGATCGCCGAGGAGACGGCCGAGTTGTTCAGCGGCTTCGAAGTAGACCGGCTTTACGCGGTCGCTGGATGAGCAGTAGACGCAGACATTCATGTTCTCTCCACGGTGGGGTCAGGGGCGCTCCGCAGGATAGCCGATTGAACGGATTCGGCAAGGGGCGATCCGGCGAATCCGCCTTCAGTCGCCCGGCGCGGAACGGGTTGCGGCGGTGCGTGCTGCGGCGACGCGGAGTTGCCCGACGGCAATCCCGCCGTCATTGGGGGGAATCCCGTGATGGGAGAAGACCCGGAACCCCCCGGCAGACAAGCGGGAACGGACTTCCCGCTCCAGACGGAGATTCTGGAAGCACCCGCCGCTGAGAACGACCCGCTCGATCCCCGCAATGCGCGCGGCTGCCAGTGCCGCGTTGGCGAGTGCATCGTGGAACCGCGCCGAAATCTCGCCGATGCTCGCCCCTTGGCACGCGTCTTCGACGATGGCACGAACGGTCGGTCCCCAGTCGATCATGGCGATTCCTCCCGGGCCGCGATCCTTCTCCACCGGCATCGGGTAGGCGGCGGCCTTTCCGGGAGCATCGTCCGCCGCGTGCTCCAGTGCCATCGCGGCTTCGGCCTCGAAGGAACTCACCTTGCGAAGTGCGGTCAGTGCCGCGACCGCGTCGAAAAGTCGACCCATGCTGGTGGTCACCGGCGCGTGGATCCCGCGTTCCAGCATGGCGAGGAGCGCGTGGGTTTCCTCCGACTCGAAGAGGCCGACCGGCGGTTCTGCGCTGGGACCGTCCAGTTCGTGAAGGAGGCCGAGCGCGCTTCGGCGAGGTTCGCGAACCGCGGCGTCACCACCCGGGAGACGAAAAGGCCGGAGCGTGGCAACTCTGCGGAAGCCTTCGACCGTGCACGCAAGGCACTCGCCGCCCCAGATGGTTCCGTCGGTGCCGAAACCCGTGCCGTCCCACACCAGCGCGAGCACCTCGCCCTCCAGTTCATGCTCGGTCATGCATGCGATCGCATGGGCATGGTGGTGCTGTACGGAGATTCGCGGGATGGCGAATCGTCCCGCGAGAAGCTCCGCATGGCGCGTGGAGGGATAGTCCGGGTGGAGATCGCACGCGATGATCTCCGGGGTGACCTGATAGAACCGGAGCAGATCGTCCACGGTTCTTGCGAACAGATCCCGCCCGCCGGGGCTCTCCAGATCTCCGATGTGCGAACTGACGACGACCCTTCCTCCGACGGCCAGGGCGATCGTCGACTTCAGGTGCCCGCCGAGTGCGAGGACGGTGCAATCCGGGCCGCGAACCGGGAGCGGGCGCGGTGCGAACCCGCGCGCCCGCCGGAGGAGCGCGACTCCGCCGTCCTTCCACCGCGCGACGGAGTCGTCCACGGCACGAACGATGGGACGGTCGTGGGTCAGGAACCGGTCCGCGATGCCGTTCAGACGCTGGACCGCCTCTCCCGTCTCCGTACACATGGGTTCTTCCGAGAGGTTCCCGCTTGTGCAGACGACCGGGCGGCTCACGACGCGCAGCAGCAGGTGGTGGAGCGGCGTGTACGGAAGCATGAGGCCGAGTTCGGGATTCCCCGGGGCCACCGCGTCCGCGATCCGCCCGGCGGCGTCACCCTTGCGGCGAAGCAGAAGGATCGGCGCTTCCGGCGATTCCAGCACGCGCGTCTCGTCGTCGGAGACGGTGCAGAGCTCTCGCGCCGCCTCAAGATCGACGGTCATCACGGCAAACGGCTTGGCCTCCCGTCGCTTGCGTTCCCGAAGCCTGAGGACGGCGTTTTCGCCAGTCGCGTCGGCCAGCAACTGAAACCCGCCGATTCCACGGAGGGCGAGAATGCCGCCTTCAAGGAGTACGCCTCCTGCCGCATCCAGCGCGGGTTCGTCGGTGGCGAGCGGCGCCCCCGAGGCATCCAGAAGCTCCAGGCGAGGCCCGCACGCCGGGCAGGCGATCGGTTGCGCATGGAAGCGACGGTCGAGCGGATTCTCGTACTCCGCCCGGCACTCCGGGCACATGACAAACGCGGCCATGGAGGTGGCGTCTCGATCGTACGGGAGGTTTTCGACAATCGTGAGGCGCGGGCCGCAGTCGGTGCAGTTCGTGAAGGGGTATCGGTGGCGGCGCTCCCCGGGAGTGGTGATCTCCGCAAGACACGCGGGGCAGGTGGCGATATCCGGAGGGATGGCGGGCCGGGCTGCGCCGCTGTTCTCGCTTTCGACAATGAGGAAGGACGGTGGCCGGGTCGCGTCGTCCCGCTCCCGCACGGGCGTGATCTCCACCGATTCCACGCACTCAACGGCGGCCTGGGGCGGAGCGGAGTCGGCCAGTTCCGCAAGGAACGACCCCACGGCGGCGCCGTCTCCTTCCACCTCCAGCTTCACGCCGTCCGGGCCGTTCAGCACCCACCCTTCCAAACCCCGGGCGACCGCGATCCGATAGACAAACGGCCGAAAGCCCACGCCCTGCACCACGCCGCGCACGCGGACGGCGCATCTCCTTCGTAGCGTCACCCGGGAACCACCTCTCTCCGGGGCGTGTTCAGGACGCGTCCCGCGCCAGATTCCGCATACGGGTCCGCGACCAGTGGAGTCTTTTCTGAAGGACATGGAGGAATCGCTTCAGGAGTTCGTACCCGAGTTCGGGGTCATTCTCGCAGTGTGCGCGCAGGTAGTCGCCGTCGAGCGTGAGCGTCTTCGTGACCGTGACGGCGCGTGCGTCGAAGTGCCAGTTGTAAGGCGCCACGAGCCAGCCCCAGCCGATGACTTCACCCTCTCCCAGAGCCGCCACCTGAATCGGCCCGCGTTCCTCGATGTGTGTCTCCAGCGACACATGGCCATGCCGGACGAGATACCAACTGTGGGCCTCTTCTCCTTCCCGGCCGAGGAAATCTCCGGGCTGGAAAGTCACCGTTCTGGCGCACCCGGAGAGGAACGACAAGTGCCGGTCCGCGAGACCATGCAGGAACGGATGATCTCTCAAGAGCCGTTCCACATTCTCGTTCGCATTCATGGAGACTCCTTTCCTGCGGGGGGTGCGCCCGACCCGGGCATTACTCCCCGCCTGTATCGGAGATTACCCCTTCGGGCCGCAGCGGCAAGGGCGAAGCGTCGTTGCCCTGTGGAAGGCGCGGAGAGGGGTTGCGCGATCCTCCTTGTATTCATGCTCCTCCGTGCCGATTGTGGCAGGGTCGTGCCGTCCCCCGGAACGATCTCAAGAGAAACGAGGTGTCCCGTGGATTCAGGCAAGTCTGCTCTCATCCTGATTGGCTACCAGAACGACTATTTCGCTCCGAACGGAATCCTCCACCATGTGATCGAAGAGGCGTCCCGTGTGTCGGGAGTTCTTCAGAACACGCTGGACCTGGTGGAGCGCGTCAGTTCGACCGACATGCTCATCGTCTCCACCCCGATTCTCTTTACCGAGAACTACGAAGAACTGGTGGACCCGGTGGGGATTCTCAAGACCATCAAGGAAGTGGGCGCGTTCCGTGAGGACACGCAGGGTGGAAAGACGATCGATGAGATCGCCCGGTTCGGCGATCGCATTGTGGAGGTTCCTGGAAAGCGGGGACTGAACGCCTTTTCCAATACCGAACTGGAGGCACTCTATGTCCGGGTACACGGAGGAGAGGCTGGGGAGGTCTGGCGCGGGCGGTCAGGGGACGGCGTTTCTGCGAAAGCCGTTCACTCCGGCGGAACTGACGCTGACCGTGCGTCGGGTTCTGGATGCGGCCGCCCCGGGAGCGCCCTGACTCCCGGGGCAGGGCCCGCGACTACTGGACGGCCAGCAGTTCCACCACGAAGATCAGCGTGGCGTTCGGCGGGATGACGCCTCCGGCTCCGCGGGGTCCGTAGCCCAGGTCCGGCGGGATGAAGAGAACGCGCTTCTCGCCGGGCTTCATCTCCAGGAACGCTTCGTCCCAACCGGGGATTACGCGCCTCACTCCGATCTGCGTGTCGAACGGCTGACCCCGATCGACACTGGAGTCGAACTTCGTTCCATCGAGAAGATAGCCGGTGTAGTGGGCGGAGATGGTCTGTCCGCTCTCCGGGGAAGCCCCCTCCCCTTCTTCGAGAACGACGAACTCCAATCCCGTCGGCGTGGTCTGGCGCTCGTCGAGATTCACGCCCAACTCCGCGCCGAGCTTGTCAGTGAACTGCTTCTCCATGGCGGCTTTCCTTTCCGTCGCGGCGGCGCGAATCTCGTCTTGCCTTGCGAACGCGGCCGCGGCGTCAAATGCTTTCGCGCTTTCCCCGGTCCGGACGATCCGAACCGAGTTCGCGACGATGTCCGTCACCGGCGTCGAGTTCTGGCTTCCCTTCATGGGCACTTGTCCCATGCCGAGGACGATATCCAGCCCCATCACGCACTCCCCGAAGACCGAGTGCTTGTCGTCGAGCCAGGGTGTGGGGACATGGGTGACGAAGAACTGGCTGCCGTTCGTTCCCGGGCCGGAGTTTGCCATGGAGAGGATGCCCGGCCGGGCGTGACGGAGGGCCGGATCGAACTCGTCGATGAATCGATATCCGGGATCGCCGCGTCCGTTGCCGAGCGGGCAGCCGCCCTGCGACATGAAGTCCTTGATGATCCGATGGAAGCCGAGGCCGTCGTAGAACGGCCGTGTTGTCATCTCGTGGGTCTTCGCGTCCTTGAACTCCTTGGTGCCTTCCGCCAGTCCGACGAAGTTCCCGACCGTGACGGGCACCTTGTCGTAATGGAGGCGGCAGACAAAGTCGCCGACCGTGGTTTCGAAAACGGCGTAGATTCCGTCGGGTGCGGTGGCCTCTTCCACCGTGGTCGGTTCGGCTGCTGCGTCAGAGGGAGGAAGGGCCGACGCGGCGCACAGGACCGCAAGGCCGGGAAGCAGGGTGCGGGTTCGGACAAGTCGCGGTGCGGACATGAGCACTCCTTGTGAAGGTCTCTTCGAAAGGGCGGGACAGCACACGAGACCGGGTGGTCTGTCGCAATAGTGCGAATCGGGCGGACATTCTACCCGCGGACGGGCGGGGACGCTACTCCTCGACGAGGATTCCGTCGCCCTCCGTGATCTCGCCGATGACGGCCGCCGCCGGCGTCGAGGCAGCCTCCAGGCGAGCGAGGAGGTCGTCGGTGGTGCCGGGAGGTGCCACGAGCAGGAGACCGCCGGAGGTCTGTGCGTCCGCAAGAACAAGCTGGTCGGCCTCTTCCACGCTGTCGGAGAAAGCGACACAGCCCGAGAGTGTGCGAAGCGTTTTCCGGGTCCCCCCGGGCGCGACTCCATCGGCGGCCAGATCCCGGGCTCCATCGAGAACCGGCACACTCCCGACAGAGACCCTTGCGCCACATCCGGAGGCTTCCAGCACCTCCGTCAAGTGCCCGAGAAGTCCGTATCCGGTGACATCGGTGGCGCAGACGATCCCGGTCTCCGTCAGCGCGCGCCCCGCCTCGCGGTTGAGTGCCGCCATGACGCGAATGGCCTCTCCGGCGCCGGCCTCGTCGATGCGCTCCTGCTTGAGCGCCGTCGTGATGATCCCGGTGCCGAGCGGCTTCGTGAGAATGAGCCGGTCCCCGGGCCGCGCTCCCTCCTTCCGCGCGATCTTCTCCGGATGCACCCGGCCGACGACC
Proteins encoded in this window:
- a CDS encoding peptidylprolyl isomerase, which codes for MSAPRLVRTRTLLPGLAVLCAASALPPSDAAAEPTTVEEATAPDGIYAVFETTVGDFVCRLHYDKVPVTVGNFVGLAEGTKEFKDAKTHEMTTRPFYDGLGFHRIIKDFMSQGGCPLGNGRGDPGYRFIDEFDPALRHARPGILSMANSGPGTNGSQFFVTHVPTPWLDDKHSVFGECVMGLDIVLGMGQVPMKGSQNSTPVTDIVANSVRIVRTGESAKAFDAAAAFARQDEIRAAATERKAAMEKQFTDKLGAELGVNLDERQTTPTGLEFVVLEEGEGASPESGQTISAHYTGYLLDGTKFDSSVDRGQPFDTQIGVRRVIPGWDEAFLEMKPGEKRVLFIPPDLGYGPRGAGGVIPPNATLIFVVELLAVQ
- a CDS encoding cyclic nucleotide-binding domain-containing protein produces the protein MNANENVERLLRDHPFLHGLADRHLSFLSGCARTVTFQPGDFLGREGEEAHSWYLVRHGHVSLETHIEERGPIQVAALGEGEVIGWGWLVAPYNWHFDARAVTVTKTLTLDGDYLRAHCENDPELGYELLKRFLHVLQKRLHWSRTRMRNLARDAS
- the selD gene encoding selenide, water dikinase SelD, which encodes MGQADLRAQVLRRLTPHTDPAVLVGTAAPDDAGVYRISDDLALVLTLDFFTPVVDDPHTFGEIAAANALSDVYAMGGEPFAAMNIVAFPAASEELPLSVLGDILEGGSAKAAEAGTVVIGGHTVDDPEPKYGLAVVGRVHPEKIARKEGARPGDRLILTKPLGTGIITTALKQERIDEAGAGEAIRVMAALNREAGRALTETGIVCATDVTGYGLLGHLTEVLEASGCGARVSVGSVPVLDGARDLAADGVAPGGTRKTLRTLSGCVAFSDSVEEADQLVLADAQTSGGLLLVAPPGTTDDLLARLEAASTPAAAVIGEITEGDGILVEE
- a CDS encoding Rdx family protein encodes the protein MAASLAAAIKAAFPASVEQIPGSGGVFDVTVDGRLIYSKDETGRHIRDNDEILDILRAGKGG
- a CDS encoding bifunctional UDP-sugar hydrolase/5'-nucleotidase is translated as MTGSSPEGCLTIVFTGDLHGRVSGTDPYTLQPFPGGAARAATHIAGVRERDPEAVFLDLGDLVQGTPMSTDHALGRGLGGPHPMLRILHELGCDGFVIGNHEFNFGMRWVEEFRRTARFPVLAANVLGPDGRPVFQPTLMLERGGLRVAVLAVTTPQVPRWEEPSNIEGLIFRDATETAREWVPKLRRDADAVVVAAHMSWEGVTDGGLETPEPPENDVARMVREVPGIDCILMAHTHRVEEGARRGGTLAVQAGWGGRAVGEVRLERDSHGVIRASSIVHQSRLDTPTSAAILNLAASEEETARLRLDQVIGEASGEFHARGVRHGETPLRSLLHRAQLEASGADLSSAALFREEQVIPPGPVTVRDLYRMIPFENRMVVVEMDAGGVREYLEETARAWAGPGQNGEPAPLNPRFHLYNHDTIAGVEYQVDPAQPVGSRIRDLTFGGEKVPARQKFTLATTNYRVSGGGGYRVLKTAKVLRRTGDEIRDLVISYVRRHGTIDPVMPGAWRLVGSQSGSA
- a CDS encoding cysteine hydrolase family protein, translated to MDSGKSALILIGYQNDYFAPNGILHHVIEEASRVSGVLQNTLDLVERVSSTDMLIVSTPILFTENYEELVDPVGILKTIKEVGAFREDTQGGKTIDEIARFGDRIVEVPGKRGLNAFSNTELEALYVRVHGGEAGEVWRGRSGDGVSAKAVHSGGTDADRASGSGCGRPGSALTPGAGPATTGRPAVPPRRSAWRSAG
- a CDS encoding TIGR00730 family Rossman fold protein — encoded protein: MNVCVYCSSSDRVKPVYFEAAEQLGRLLGDRKNTLVYGGGNTGPMARLAMGVKDAGGRVISVIPQMFHDRGLTFERSDETVVTKDMQERRITMIKGSDVFLALPGGFGTLEEVAELLTMRQLELHKKPISLVDVDGYWNPFLSFLDQMVAGDFAKPEHRALLHLAGSPEKALEFVDRYVPVDVPDKWESDSSG
- the hypF gene encoding carbamoyltransferase HypF, with translation MTLRRRCAVRVRGVVQGVGFRPFVYRIAVARGLEGWVLNGPDGVKLEVEGDGAAVGSFLAELADSAPPQAAVECVESVEITPVRERDDATRPPSFLIVESENSGAARPAIPPDIATCPACLAEITTPGERRHRYPFTNCTDCGPRLTIVENLPYDRDATSMAAFVMCPECRAEYENPLDRRFHAQPIACPACGPRLELLDASGAPLATDEPALDAAGGVLLEGGILALRGIGGFQLLADATGENAVLRLRERKRREAKPFAVMTVDLEAARELCTVSDDETRVLESPEAPILLLRRKGDAAGRIADAVAPGNPELGLMLPYTPLHHLLLRVVSRPVVCTSGNLSEEPMCTETGEAVQRLNGIADRFLTHDRPIVRAVDDSVARWKDGGVALLRRARGFAPRPLPVRGPDCTVLALGGHLKSTIALAVGGRVVVSSHIGDLESPGGRDLFARTVDDLLRFYQVTPEIIACDLHPDYPSTRHAELLAGRFAIPRISVQHHHAHAIACMTEHELEGEVLALVWDGTGFGTDGTIWGGECLACTVEGFRRVATLRPFRLPGGDAAVREPRRSALGLLHELDGPSAEPPVGLFESEETHALLAMLERGIHAPVTTSMGRLFDAVAALTALRKVSSFEAEAAMALEHAADDAPGKAAAYPMPVEKDRGPGGIAMIDWGPTVRAIVEDACQGASIGEISARFHDALANAALAAARIAGIERVVLSGGCFQNLRLEREVRSRLSAGGFRVFSHHGIPPNDGGIAVGQLRVAAARTAATRSAPGD